The proteins below are encoded in one region of Neisseria bacilliformis:
- a CDS encoding acyl-CoA thioesterase, with protein sequence MNKHIYCRHSHELEIPFFDVDPMNIVWHGNYVKYLETARCAFLSSIGYDYTEMARQGCGWPIVKIDLKYIRPARFGQKIRIDMEIVEIESCLRIAYTIRDAASGEKLTRATTTQAAVSVATGEMQFQTPASWLEAVKRHPTFKEAV encoded by the coding sequence GTGAACAAACACATCTACTGCCGCCACAGCCACGAGCTCGAAATCCCCTTTTTCGACGTCGACCCCATGAACATCGTCTGGCACGGCAACTACGTCAAATACCTCGAAACCGCCCGCTGCGCGTTTTTAAGCAGCATCGGCTACGACTACACCGAAATGGCGCGGCAGGGCTGCGGCTGGCCCATCGTCAAAATCGACCTCAAATACATCCGCCCCGCCCGCTTCGGCCAGAAAATCCGCATCGACATGGAAATCGTCGAAATCGAAAGCTGCCTGCGCATCGCCTACACCATCCGCGATGCAGCCAGCGGCGAAAAACTCACCCGCGCCACCACCACCCAGGCCGCCGTGTCCGTCGCCACGGGCGAAATGCAGTTCCAAACCCCTGCAAGCTGGCTCGAAGCCGTCAAACGCCATCCGACATTCAAAGAGGCCGTCTGA
- a CDS encoding LolA family protein yields the protein MKKNLAAAILALAAAPAAWAFSTAELAQTLQKPANVQGAFTQQRYLKSLTKPMTTGGRFTLVPKKGLLWQMQKPFETTLRVRADGIMQWNGKTWSNPNAGKIGQTRQIKLFLDLLGGDTQGLEKQFELSLAGTEKQWTLHLTPKTAVTRQIFNRIDISGDSVVRKIELDEKQGDRTVMRFEQVQTGKPLDTFAKQAL from the coding sequence ATGAAAAAAAACCTCGCCGCCGCCATTCTCGCCCTTGCCGCCGCCCCCGCCGCGTGGGCGTTTTCCACCGCCGAGCTGGCGCAAACCCTGCAAAAACCCGCCAACGTGCAGGGCGCGTTTACCCAGCAGCGTTACCTCAAATCCCTCACCAAACCCATGACCACCGGCGGCAGATTCACCCTCGTGCCGAAAAAAGGGCTGCTCTGGCAGATGCAGAAGCCGTTTGAAACCACCCTGCGCGTGCGCGCCGACGGCATCATGCAGTGGAACGGCAAAACATGGAGCAACCCCAACGCCGGCAAAATCGGCCAAACCCGCCAAATCAAACTGTTTTTGGACCTGCTCGGCGGCGACACGCAGGGCTTGGAAAAACAGTTCGAGCTCTCACTCGCCGGCACGGAAAAACAATGGACGCTGCATCTCACCCCCAAAACCGCCGTTACCCGCCAGATTTTCAACCGCATCGACATCAGCGGCGACAGCGTGGTGCGCAAAATCGAACTCGACGAAAAACAGGGCGACCGCACCGTCATGCGCTTCGAGCAGGTGCAAACCGGCAAACCCCTGGACACCTTCGCCAAACAAGCCCTCTGA
- a CDS encoding AMP-binding protein, translating into MYPLTEILSPTLPQTDLTAAAPNLTRADFNGAVFALSGRLKTAGIRSAALWFDDAALFACAVLAVWHSGARALLLPNTARENLEWGGTADVLLTDAQESFSDDTGKPLHIWHLPEIMRSSESRQANPCKDWRIADTAEAHLKTSGSSGNAQIIVKTAAQMQAEALTLAAALPFDGQTVVGSVSPQHMYGFTFRFALALTTGWTMARTQAVYPENLLAATAAHNQAVWIASPAVLNRMGENRDRRVLQRVAGIVSAGGALPEATAAALAECAVRPFEIYGSTETGVIASRRGGEVWQAFDGVSFGQDADGALWADSPWATRVQTADLVEPRDKGFVLLGRKDRIIKLEDKRVSLTQIEHSLLRHEWIADAHCALHPQHGRIAVWAALNDTGIAALRDKGRAAVADALKRHLAASLDKTALPRYWRFADTLPRNAQAKIATADFQTAFTVPQTAPLWADAETLSDGHAAFAGRVPLDLAYFGGHFASFPLVPGVVELQWVRDLAARYPWGNQRVVRVENLKYQQFVRPHDEIRIGLQYDAEKNKLAFKIAAEDQPCASGRIVFEAV; encoded by the coding sequence ATGTACCCGCTCACCGAAATCCTCTCCCCAACCCTGCCGCAAACCGACCTGACCGCCGCCGCGCCGAATCTGACCCGCGCGGATTTTAACGGCGCGGTATTCGCGCTTTCAGGCCGTCTGAAAACAGCGGGCATCCGCTCGGCCGCGCTGTGGTTTGACGATGCCGCGCTGTTTGCCTGCGCGGTGCTGGCGGTGTGGCATTCGGGGGCGCGGGCGTTGCTGCTGCCGAACACGGCGCGGGAGAATCTCGAATGGGGCGGCACGGCGGATGTTTTGCTGACTGACGCGCAAGAGTCGTTTTCAGACGACACCGGCAAACCGCTTCACATATGGCATCTGCCCGAGATCATGAGGTCGTCTGAAAGCCGTCAGGCAAACCCTTGCAAAGACTGGCGCATTGCCGACACCGCCGAGGCGCATTTGAAAACCTCCGGCTCGAGCGGCAACGCGCAAATCATCGTCAAAACCGCCGCGCAGATGCAGGCCGAAGCCTTAACGCTGGCCGCCGCGCTGCCTTTTGACGGCCAAACCGTGGTCGGCAGCGTGTCGCCGCAGCATATGTACGGCTTCACTTTCCGCTTCGCGCTGGCTCTGACAACGGGTTGGACGATGGCGCGGACGCAGGCGGTGTATCCCGAAAACCTGCTCGCGGCCACAGCGGCGCACAACCAAGCCGTGTGGATTGCCAGCCCCGCCGTGCTCAACCGCATGGGAGAAAACCGCGACCGGCGCGTGTTGCAGCGGGTGGCGGGCATCGTGTCGGCGGGCGGCGCACTGCCCGAAGCGACGGCGGCGGCGTTGGCAGAATGCGCCGTGCGGCCTTTTGAAATTTACGGCAGCACCGAAACGGGCGTGATTGCCTCGCGGCGCGGCGGCGAAGTGTGGCAGGCGTTTGACGGCGTGTCGTTCGGGCAGGATGCGGATGGCGCGTTGTGGGCAGATTCGCCGTGGGCAACGCGCGTGCAAACGGCGGATTTGGTCGAACCGCGCGACAAAGGCTTTGTGCTATTGGGGCGCAAAGACCGCATCATCAAGCTGGAAGACAAGCGCGTTTCGCTCACGCAGATCGAACACAGCCTGCTGCGCCACGAATGGATTGCCGACGCGCATTGCGCCCTGCATCCGCAGCACGGCCGCATCGCCGTGTGGGCGGCCTTAAACGATACGGGCATCGCCGCGCTGCGCGATAAGGGGCGGGCGGCTGTGGCCGACGCGCTCAAACGCCATCTGGCCGCCTCGCTCGACAAAACCGCCCTGCCGCGCTACTGGCGTTTTGCCGACACGCTGCCGCGCAACGCCCAAGCTAAAATTGCCACTGCCGATTTTCAGACGGCCTTTACCGTGCCGCAAACCGCGCCGCTGTGGGCGGATGCCGAAACGCTTTCAGACGGCCATGCCGCGTTTGCCGGCCGCGTGCCGCTCGATTTGGCGTATTTCGGCGGGCATTTCGCCTCGTTCCCGCTGGTGCCGGGCGTGGTCGAGCTGCAATGGGTGCGCGATTTGGCGGCGCGTTATCCGTGGGGAAATCAGCGCGTCGTGCGCGTGGAAAACCTGAAATACCAGCAGTTTGTCCGCCCGCACGACGAAATCCGCATCGGGCTGCAATACGATGCGGAAAAAAACAAGCTCGCGTTTAAAATCGCCGCCGAAGACCAACCCTGCGCCTCGGGGCGGATTGTGTTTGAGGCCGTCTGA
- a CDS encoding methyltransferase, with amino-acid sequence MKLFPALEQRYSQEHQTAGEAQRLAQEIAFAPVVFQVSRLMVKHGVFALLNDHPDGLTQDEIVEKTGLGAYAAQVLLEASLSIGTVHTRDHRFFLSKAGWFLLKDKMTRVNMDFVQEICYRGLFDLEKTLQTGKPEGLKVFGGWPTIYEGLSSLPHEAQTAWFGFDHYYSDNAFAEALQTVFARPVKKLLDVGGNTGRWALQCVTFNPEVEVTIMDLPQQIGLMREAVRGQTGAQRIHGHPADLLDPNVPFPTGFDAIWMSQFLDCFSEAEATGILARAARSMSGHTRLYIMEPFWDRQRYETAAYCLTMTSLYFTAMANGNSKIYHSEDMMRCARNAGLQIEQISDGLGLGHSILHCVKAA; translated from the coding sequence ATGAAACTTTTTCCCGCATTGGAACAACGCTATTCGCAGGAGCATCAAACCGCAGGCGAGGCGCAGCGGCTGGCGCAGGAAATCGCCTTCGCGCCGGTGGTGTTTCAGGTATCGCGCCTGATGGTGAAACACGGCGTGTTCGCGCTGTTGAACGACCATCCAGACGGCCTCACGCAGGATGAAATCGTCGAAAAAACAGGGTTGGGCGCATACGCCGCGCAGGTACTGCTCGAAGCCTCGCTCTCCATCGGCACGGTTCACACCCGCGACCACCGCTTTTTCCTCAGCAAAGCGGGCTGGTTTCTGCTCAAAGACAAAATGACCCGCGTCAACATGGATTTTGTGCAGGAAATCTGCTATCGGGGCTTGTTTGATTTGGAAAAAACGCTGCAAACGGGCAAACCCGAGGGGCTCAAAGTGTTCGGCGGCTGGCCGACCATTTACGAGGGTTTGTCCTCGCTGCCGCATGAGGCGCAAACCGCGTGGTTCGGCTTTGACCATTATTATTCCGACAACGCCTTTGCCGAAGCCCTGCAAACCGTGTTCGCCCGCCCCGTAAAAAAACTGCTTGATGTCGGCGGCAACACCGGCCGCTGGGCCTTGCAGTGTGTCACGTTCAATCCCGAAGTCGAAGTAACCATTATGGACTTGCCCCAGCAAATCGGCCTGATGCGCGAAGCCGTGCGCGGCCAAACGGGCGCACAGCGCATCCACGGCCACCCCGCCGACCTGCTCGACCCGAACGTGCCGTTTCCCACCGGCTTTGACGCGATTTGGATGAGCCAGTTTCTCGACTGCTTCTCCGAAGCCGAGGCAACCGGCATCCTTGCGCGCGCCGCCCGCTCGATGAGCGGGCACACCCGCCTTTACATCATGGAGCCGTTTTGGGACAGACAACGCTACGAAACCGCCGCCTATTGCCTCACCATGACCAGCCTCTACTTCACCGCGATGGCCAACGGCAACAGCAAAATCTACCACTCCGAAGACATGATGCGCTGCGCCCGCAACGCCGGTTTGCAAATCGAGCAGATTTCAGACGGCCTCGGCTTGGGACACAGCATCCTGCACTGCGTGAAAGCCGCTTGA
- a CDS encoding 4'-phosphopantetheinyl transferase family protein, producing MTPAPTVLHCLLGAPDLSAAYRRAGLDADDLCRVRRAPVLEKRADWRVSRALKRQADAPVLSLSHSGGFAALLCADTPVQSGVDLERLRPRDFQALAQWVCTGEERAFLRRRSWSAADFYRLWCVKEALLKAADLSFPADMASVGYCFDGGLPTGLHAVGQRGWHGISALLPQGYALSCVWFGGGISLETSFYGSWGKAVLEHIEAV from the coding sequence ATGACCCCCGCCCCCACCGTTTTACACTGCCTGCTCGGCGCACCGGATTTGTCCGCCGCCTACCGCAGAGCCGGTTTGGATGCAGACGACCTCTGCCGCGTGCGCCGCGCCCCCGTTTTGGAAAAGCGCGCCGACTGGCGGGTCAGCCGCGCCTTGAAGCGGCAGGCAGACGCGCCCGTTTTGTCGCTGTCGCACAGCGGCGGTTTTGCCGCGCTTTTGTGCGCCGACACGCCCGTGCAATCGGGCGTGGATTTGGAGCGGCTGCGGCCGCGCGATTTTCAGGCTTTGGCGCAATGGGTGTGCACCGGAGAAGAGCGGGCGTTTTTACGCCGCCGCAGTTGGAGCGCGGCAGATTTCTACCGCCTGTGGTGCGTCAAAGAGGCTTTGCTCAAAGCGGCGGATTTGTCGTTTCCGGCCGACATGGCATCGGTAGGCTATTGTTTTGACGGCGGTTTGCCGACAGGTTTGCACGCCGTCGGACAACGCGGCTGGCACGGCATCAGCGCACTGCTGCCGCAGGGATACGCGCTCTCATGCGTGTGGTTCGGCGGCGGCATATCGCTTGAAACGTCGTTTTACGGCAGCTGGGGCAAGGCGGTTTTGGAACATATCGAGGCCGTCTGA
- a CDS encoding glycosyltransferase family 2 protein has protein sequence MKTLALIPHYNHPDTVGRVAHALRGFDLDVLIVDDGSSPDSRAVLQDLVSDGIRVIFRPANGGKGAAVKTGLKYAEEHGYTHVLQVDADGQHNLADTPKLLEAAAGHPEAVICGWPQYGSDAPKARLYGRKITDFWNMLHTGSRDIKDGMCGFRLYPLPAALAVVREETVGDRMDFDTEILIRLYWRGVKPVWIPTPVRYGACGVSHFHRWHDNIRIAKMHCRLCVEQIRRRLLGR, from the coding sequence ATGAAAACCCTCGCCCTGATTCCCCACTACAACCACCCCGACACCGTCGGGCGCGTCGCCCATGCCCTGCGCGGTTTTGATTTGGACGTGCTGATTGTGGACGACGGCTCGAGCCCCGACAGCCGCGCCGTGCTGCAAGATTTGGTTTCAGACGGCATCCGCGTCATATTCCGCCCCGCCAACGGCGGCAAAGGCGCGGCGGTGAAAACCGGTTTGAAATACGCCGAAGAACACGGCTACACCCACGTTTTGCAGGTCGATGCAGACGGCCAGCACAACCTCGCCGACACGCCCAAGCTGCTCGAAGCCGCCGCCGGGCATCCCGAAGCCGTAATCTGCGGCTGGCCGCAATACGGCAGCGATGCGCCCAAAGCGCGGCTTTACGGGCGCAAAATCACTGATTTTTGGAACATGCTGCACACCGGCTCGCGCGACATCAAAGACGGCATGTGCGGCTTCCGCCTCTACCCGCTTCCCGCCGCGCTGGCCGTAGTGCGCGAAGAAACCGTGGGCGACCGTATGGACTTCGACACCGAAATCCTCATCCGCCTCTACTGGCGCGGCGTGAAACCCGTGTGGATACCCACCCCCGTCCGATACGGCGCGTGCGGCGTTTCCCATTTCCACCGCTGGCACGACAACATCCGCATCGCCAAAATGCACTGCCGCCTGTGCGTCGAACAAATACGGCGCAGGCTGCTTGGCCGCTAA
- a CDS encoding glycosyl transferase family 2: MTANHPAHWTRDKERGTPFVLTIATLMVRHLPPLLMAFCTRAIVFYFYLTAPKQRRNIARYQGRLKTACPDAPLPARFPVLRQFVGFGELVCDRLAVWQGKIRYEDLIVDDPDDISGQIDTPGRRGQILVCSHIGNAEICRALAPHHPRFKLNVLIHSRHAAVLNGALRKLGADEISLIQVTELDAGTMLLLHQKLEAGEWIAVAADREPLRGGKTVPVRFLGADADLPQGAWLLAALLKAQTNTLFCLRENGRYRLRVRRFADAARWTRAGRAQAVREAAQRYAREMETVCAAHPLQWFNFFDFWKDGDTP; this comes from the coding sequence ATGACCGCCAACCACCCCGCCCACTGGACGCGCGACAAAGAGCGCGGCACCCCCTTCGTCCTCACCATCGCCACCCTGATGGTGCGCCACCTGCCGCCCCTGCTGATGGCCTTCTGCACCCGCGCCATCGTCTTCTACTTCTACCTCACCGCCCCCAAACAGCGGCGCAACATCGCCCGCTACCAAGGCCGTCTGAAAACCGCCTGCCCCGACGCCCCTCTGCCCGCGCGCTTCCCCGTTTTGCGCCAGTTTGTCGGCTTCGGCGAACTCGTCTGCGACCGCCTCGCCGTGTGGCAGGGCAAAATCCGCTACGAAGACCTAATTGTCGACGACCCCGACGACATCTCCGGCCAAATCGACACCCCCGGCCGGCGCGGCCAGATACTCGTCTGCTCCCACATCGGCAACGCCGAAATCTGCCGTGCCCTCGCCCCGCACCACCCCCGCTTCAAACTCAACGTCCTCATCCACAGCCGCCACGCCGCCGTCCTCAACGGCGCGCTGCGCAAACTCGGCGCGGACGAAATCAGCCTCATCCAAGTAACCGAACTCGACGCCGGCACCATGCTCCTGCTGCACCAAAAACTCGAAGCCGGCGAATGGATCGCCGTCGCCGCCGACCGCGAACCCCTGCGCGGCGGCAAAACCGTCCCCGTCCGCTTCCTCGGCGCGGATGCCGACCTGCCCCAGGGCGCGTGGCTTTTGGCCGCCCTGCTCAAAGCCCAAACCAACACCCTCTTCTGCCTGCGCGAAAACGGCCGCTACCGCCTGCGCGTGCGCCGCTTCGCCGACGCCGCCCGCTGGACGCGCGCCGGACGCGCCCAAGCCGTGCGCGAAGCCGCCCAACGCTACGCCCGCGAAATGGAAACCGTCTGCGCCGCCCACCCGCTGCAATGGTTCAACTTCTTCGATTTTTGGAAAGACGGGGACACACCGTGA